The Piliocolobus tephrosceles isolate RC106 chromosome 16, ASM277652v3, whole genome shotgun sequence DNA window TCACACTCCCTGCCTCCCGTCCCCACTACACCCACATACCCCAGGCCTGGGAGAAGGCAGAGTCCACCCACTCCCCCTACCTTGGAAGCAAACTTGCCCTCCTTGTAGAAAGGGGTCAAGCACTTGACCACAACATTTGCAGCCTCCTTCAAGGAGATGCCAGGAGCTGAGAGCTGACAGGGGTCTTGAGCTATGGGATTCAAGGTGCCCTGATCACTGGCCGAGACGCTGCCCTTGACCTCGGCTAAGACGGAGGGCTTGGCTGAGGGGCGCAGTCTCTTCTGAGGCTGGCTCTCTGGGTTCTCCTGAGAAGGGCCACAGCAGAGGGTCATTCCTGAGTTCGCTTCCACTGACCTGCTCCCCTCCTCCAAAGACTAGGTCCCCACACCAGCCGCCCCCACACCAGCCCAGCCCATCTGCCTCCGGGTATGGAAAGCAGCACTGATTTTCCCTGACCCCTTGACCAGGGCACAACAGTTCCTGGCCTCGCCCACagcccttctctccttcccaacGGCCTCATCCCTGCCGGCACCTGCTGGGATGGAGGCCGCTTGCCCTTCcatgtgtcctttgcaggggtgGGCTGGACTTCAGGGGTGCCCTGATCTCTGGGCAGGCAGGTGCTGGTGGAGGGAAGAGCAGGCATCACAGCTCTGGGTCCTAGCGGCTCCCTCATCCTAGGAGGCTAGGAGAGCCCATCTTAGGGATGAGCTCTGAGCTTCAGACGCCCAGTGAGCAAAGGGGATGCTGCCATGTGGCTTCCAGAAGATTCTATGACTACCTCTACCCTTACCTTGGCCTCTCCCTGAGGCACTCTTCAGTCTGGGGAGGGGCAGGCAAACGTCCCCCGGCTCCATCTTCCTCCCCTGTGTATTTCTCTGGGGCCATCAGTGGTCCCTGAACCCCCTCACAGGAGGGGCAGGCACCTTCTGCCTCTGGTGCTGATGCCAGCGGAACTGGGCTTTCCACCCTTCGGCAGAAGAAGCGGGCGATGCTCTGAGAATCCTTGTGGGCTGCTACGGCCAGGAGCTGCTGTTTCTTGCTAGCCCGGCCCCTGGCAAGGGAACTGCCCCCAGAGGAACTTTTTGCCTTCTTCTCAGGGGAGGGCCCCCCACAGTGAGCGCTGCCTCCAGGGACCTCCCCTCTGGGCCCAGGGAGGGGCTCACTCCTGTCCTCATCCAAGAGGCCACAGGGCCGGCTCGGGGGCTCGCGCTCGCCTCCCCGCTTGGGCTGGGGGGCTTGCTCCCTGATCCGAGTCGTCTCCATCAGTTCCGTGGCCGTCTGGAACAGGCGGGAGCCTTTGGGGAAACCAGCTCCCACCCGCTTGGGTTTGAGCTGTAAATGTGAGCAGGAGGAGAGGAGGTTCAGCCCACCAGGCCTCCTCAAGGGCTCCGCTGGCTGGACCAGTCGCTCACATTGGGCCGGGGCTCTCAGGAGTGTGGGAGGGAAGAGGCAGGCAGGACCTTGCTGGGGAGCCAGGCCATGGCAAGAGGTGCACCCGAGGGCAGAGGGGAAGTGGAGCCTTTCCTGgtcacaggtctggaggccacAGGGCCACAGCTCACCGAGTACACATGGGAGGCCGGTGGGATGTCATACTCATTGGGCTCGGGGGGCTCAGCTTGGGCACTGCAGCTCTTGGCACTGCCTCCCACGTCATAGGGCTGCCCATCCTTGGAGGCTCTGTGGATATCGGCCACCTGGGCAGGGATGGGCAGGGAGGCTGTGGTACCCGCCAGCTCCTCCTGACATGCCCCACCCAGCCCTCCTTTTCCACTAGGCACTAGAAGTGGGTTTCTGTGGCCAGTGGCTGCAGACAACTAACCACTGGGCAAGTTTTAGGCCTCCCATCCTCACAGGGTTGGCTAAAAACACCTCCGGCTAATGGAGAATGGAGCTCTACCCCCATAAACTGTCTCTGGGGTAGGCTGGGGAGGGTGGGTTCTGGGGTGCCCGTGCCCGGAGAGCTGGCAGACAGCTTCTGCCTCAGAGCATGGAGAGGCCCCTACAACAACCCTTGGTCCGCCTGCACCAGGCTCACCTTCTTCAGCACGCTGGCCTTGTACAGGTTGGCCACCTTAGCATTCCGGAATGTCTCATGTTCCAGCTCCACGGCCTTGGCCCGGAGGTCAGCTCTGCGGGTACAAGGTAACAGGCACAAGGTATCAGGTGGGCCTGGGCTTCTCCCTGCCAAGCTCCCGTGGGACTTGAGGCCTGGTGGGGTAGGCCTTGGGCACAGGGATTCTGGCTAGGACTCTCTGGGCACCCTGTGGTTTACTGTCCCTCAGCAGCTGTTGGCAGCACCTAAGTTGCAGCCATGCCTGGCCCTGGTGGGATTTAGGGGCAGTCCCCTGGAGTAGGAGAGGTACAATCTGGGGAGAGGTGGCCCAAACAGGCCAGGGTTGATAGGGTCCTGCAGTCTCCAAGGGAATGAGAGCTTGGAGGGCTCCTCTGCCCAGTGACCGTGGAACTCACTCATCAGTGGTACATGTGGACTGGCGGTTACTGCTCAGCGCCTCCTCCAGAAGCCCCAGGCAGTGTTCCCGTGCCTGGCACAGGGGAGGAAGATTGGTCACACGGCCtcgaggctgggggagggcccTGGGGGGGTGTCTGAGGAGCTGCCCGTCTCTTACCTTCACAGTCAGCCTGGGGATCCTCCTGCTACAAGCCTCTTTCAGGGGACAGTTCTCATCTGTGGGGGGGAAGGTCCTTGGTCCTTTCATTCCACCTTCTGCGCTCTGAGGTCCCCCACGCCCCAGATGAGAATCCTCCCTCCATGCCCCAGGAAGAGCCCACAAGCCTCTAGGAACATTTTTGTACTGACCTGGGGGTACAAATTCTTCTATCTTGGGGTCTTTGCCCTGGAGGACAACATGAAGGGTCCATGAGGCGTCCTGCCCTGCCACAGGACAGTCCCATCCAGCACCAGAGAAGGGGCTGAGAGGTGCGAGCAGGGGGCCACCAGGGGCCCCGCACAAGCCACCGAGCACCACCCCTCACCTTGCGCAGCTGCATCTGCTTCTGATAGAAGAGGTTCCACTCCCGCTTGTGGGCCTCATCTCTGCCTTCATCCCCGCTGCCTCCAGAAGCCTCGTCGTACCTAGGGACAGACCAGGCATGAGTGGCCCTGGCCTGGACTCTGCCCTCCCCATGTGTGCTGCTGCTAGGACAGCAATGTCCCTGATGTCCTACCAGCTCAAGGGGGGATTGCAGCATCGTAGCACCTCTGGTCTGGCCTTAGCGCCAAGGGAATGCCGGACGATTTCAGTGGGTTAGAGTCCCTGGCTTCTTGGCCCCTTACCTGCTGAAGCCCCCGTAGCCCTTGCGGCCTCCCTCATATAGCTCGGGGTCAAAGCCATTCCCCTGGGAGGGCCCGATGCAGGTCTTGCTCCAACTGCTGCTGCGCTCCAAGGCCTCCAGCTGCCTCCGCACGGCCATGGGGTTCTGGCAGTGGTCGCAGCCTTTGGCGCAGGCAGGGGGCGCATCCCCGAAGTACTTGGCAATGGCAGCATGGCGGCACCTGGAGCAGGAAGCACCGCAGAGGTGAGGGGCGGAGAGCCCAGCCGGCTGGCGTCTGTTCACCCGAGCCCTAATCGCTGGCCGAGCGAGTGCTGCCGTGTCCGGCACCATGCCAGGAGCCCCACACCCCCCATCTCATCCAAGCCGCAGTGGGCATCGTTTGGCTCTGCCCACTACACAGGTGAGGACAATGAGGTGAACAAACTTTCCTAAGGTCACGCAACACATGGGGGTCTCCCGGGAAGCAGGATATGAACCCCACTCTGTCCAGTTACTCCTCTGCTCCTCCCCTCTGTCCTCTGGCAATGGGATGTACTGCACAGAGTTCAGACTCTGGCTCTGCCATGAAGGCTGTCTTTTGGGTGACACACTTCACCTCCTAAAGCCCATGCATTCCCATCAGTAAGATGGtgcaagccgggcgcggtggctcaatcaagcctgtaaccccagcactttgggaggccgagatgggcggatcacgaggtcaggagatcgagaccatcctggctaacatggtgaaaccccgtctctactaaaaaatacaaaaaaactagccgggcgaggtggtgggcgcctgtagtcccagctactccagaggctgaggcaggagaatggcgtaaaacccgggaggcggagctggcagtgagctgagatctggccactgaactccagcccgggcgacagagcaagactccgtctcaaaaaaaaaaagataaaaaaaaaaaaagatggtgcaGCAAGGCACCGACCTCACGGACTGAGTGAAGATGGCTGAGATGTCTGAAGTGCATTACAGTGTCCCCATGGAATGACTGCATAGCCAACGGTGGTCCCCTAAGATTCTAACACTGCATttctactgtaccttttctatagaTTCTAACACTGCATttctactgtaccttttctatgcttatgtgtgcctttttttttttttttttttttNNNNNNNNNNNNNNNNNNNNNNNNNNNNNNNNNNNNNNNNNNNNNNNNNNNNNNNNNNNNNNNNNNNNNNNNNNNNNNNNNNNNNNNNNNNNNNNNNNNNNNNNNNNNNNNNNNNNNNNNNNNNNNNNNNNNNNNNNNNNNNNNNNNNNNNNNNNNNNNNNNNNNNNNNNNNNNNNNNNNNNNNNNNNNNNNNNNNNNNNNNNNNNNNNNNNNNNNNNNNNNNNNNNNNNNNNNNNNNNNNNNNNNNNNNNNNNNNNNNNNNNNNNNNNNNNNNNNNNNNNNNNNNNNNNNNNNNNNNNNNNNNNNNNNNNNNNNNNNNNNNNNNNNNNNNNNNNNNNNNNNNNNNNNNNNNNNNNNNNNNNNNNNNNNNNNNNNNNNNNNNNNNNNNNNNNNNNNNNNNNNNNNNNNNNNNNNNNNNNNNNNNNNNNNNNNNNNNNNNNNNNNNNNNNNNNNNNNNNNNNNNNNNNNNNNNNNNNNNNNNNNNNNNNNNNNNNNNNNNNNNNNNNNNNNNNNNNNNNNNNNNNNNNNNNNNNNNNNNNNNNNNNNNNNNNNNNNNNNNNNNNNNNNNNNNNNNNNNNNNNNNNNNNNNNNNNNNNNNNNNNNNNNNNNNNNNNNNNNNNNNNNNNNNNNNNNNNNNNNNNNNNNNNNNNNNNNNNNNNNNNNNNNNNNNNNNNNNNNNNNNNNNNNNNNNNNNNNNNNNNNNNNNNNNNNNNNNNNNNNNNNNNNNNNNNNNNNNNNNNNNNNNNNNNNNNNNNNNNNNNNNNNNNNNNNNNNNNNNNNNNNNNNNNNNNNNNNNNNNNNNNNNNNNNNNNNNNNNNNNNNNNNNNNNNNNNNNNNNNNNNNNNNNNNNNNNNNNNNNNNNNNNNNNNNNNNNNNNNNNNNNNNNNNNNNNNNNNNNNNNNNNNNNNNNNNNNNNNNNNNNNNNNNNNNNNNNNNNNNNNNNNNNNNNNNNNNNNNNNNNNNNNNNNNNNNNNNNNNNNNNNNNNNNNNNNNNNNNNNNNNNNNNNNNNNNNNNNNNNNNNNNNNNNNNNNNNNNNNNNNNNNNNNNNNNNNNNNNNNNNNNNNNNNNNNNNNNNNNNNNNNNNNNNNNNNNNNNNNNNNNNNNNNNNNNNNNNNNNNNNNNNNNNNNNNNNNNNNNNNNNNNNNNNNNNNNNNNNNNNNNNNNNNNNNNNNNNNNNNNNNNNNNNNNNNNNNNNNNNNNNNNNNNNNNNNNNNNNNNNNNNNNNNNNNNNNNNNNNNNNNNNNNNNNNNNNNNNNNNNNNNNNNNNNNNNNNNNNNNNNNNNNNNNNNNNNNNNNNNNNNNNNNNNNNNNNNNNNNNNNNNNNNNNNNNNNNNNNNNNNNNNNNNNNNNNNNNNNNNNNNNNNNNNNNNNNNNNNNNNNNNNNNNNNNNNNNNNNNNNNNNNNNNNNNNNNNNNNNNNNNNNNNNNNNNNNNNNNNNNNNNNNNNNNNNNNNNNNNNNNNNNNNNNNNNNNNNNNNNNNNNNNNNNNNNNNNNNNNNNNNNNNNNNNNNNNNNNNNNNNNNNNNNNNNNNNNNNNNNNNNNNNNNNNNNNNNNNNNNNNNNNNNNNNNNNNNNNNNNNNNNNNNNNNNNNNNNNNNNNNNNNNNNNNNNNNNNNNNNNNNNNNNNNNNNNNNNNNNNNNNNNNNNNNNNNNNNNNNNNNNNNNNNNNNNNNNNNNNNNNNNNNNNNNNNNNNNNNNNNNNNNNNNNNNNNNNNNNNNNNNNNNNNNNNNNNNNNNNNNNNNNNNNNNNNNNNNNNNNNNNNNNNNNNNNNNNNNNNNNNNNNNNNNNNNNNNNNNNNNNNNNNNNNNNNNNNNNNNNNNNNNNNNNNNNNNNNNNNNNNNNNNNNNNNNNNNNNNNNNNNNNNNNNNNNNNNNNNNNNNNNNNNNNNNNNNNNNNNNNNNNNNNNNNNNNNNNNNNNNNNNNNNNNNNNNNNNNNNNNNNNNNNNNNNNNNNNNNNNNNNNNNNNNNNNNNNNNNNNNNNNNNNNNNNNNNNNNNNNNNNNNNNNNNNNNNNNNNNNNNNNNNNNNNNNNNNNNNNNNNNNNNNNNNNNNNNNNNNNNNNNNNNNNNNNNNNNNNNNNNNNNNNNNNNNNNNNNNNNNNNNNNNNNNNNNNNNNNNNNNNNNNNNNNNNNNNNNNNNNNNNNNNNNNNNNNNNNNNNNNNNNNNNNNNNNNNNNNNNNNNNNNNNNNNNNNNNNNNNNNNNNNNNNNNNNNNNNNNNNNNNNNNNNNNNNNNNNNNNNNNNNNNNNNNNNNNNNNNNNNNNNNNNNNNNNNNNNNNNNNNNNNNNNNNNNNNNNNNNNNNNNNNNNNNNNNNNNNNNNNNNNNNNNNNNNNNNNNNNNNNNNNNNNNNNNNNNNNNNNNNNNNNNNNNNNNNNNNNNNNNNNNNNNNNNNNNNNNNNNNNNNNNNNNNNNNNNNNNNNNNNNNNNNNNNNNNNNNNNNNNNNNNNNNNNNNNNNNNNNNNNNNNNNNNNNNNNNNNNNNNNNNNNNNNNNNNNNNNNNNNNNNNNNNNNNNNNNNNNNNNNNNNNNNNNNNNNNNNNNNNNNNNNNNNNNNNNNNNNNNNNNNNNNNNNNNNNNNNNNNNNNNNNNNNNNNNNNNNNNNNNNNNNNNNNNNNNNNNNNNNNNNNNNNNNNNNNNNNNNNNNNNNNNNNNNNNNNNNNNNNNNNNNNNNNNNNNNNNNNNNNNNNNNNNNNNNNNNNNNNNNNNNNNNNNNNNNNNNNNNNNNNNNNNNNNNNNNNNNNNNNNNNNNNNNNNNNNNNNNNNNNNNNNNNNNNNNNNNNNNNNNNNNNNNNNNNNNNNNNNNNNNNNNNNNNNNNNNNNNNNNNNNNNNNNNNNNNNNNNNNNNNNNNNNNNNNNNNNNNNNNNNNNNNNNNNNNNNNNNNNNNNNNNNNNNNNNNNNNNNNNNNNNNNNNNNNNNNNNNNNNNNNNNNNNNNN harbors:
- the RECQL5 gene encoding ATP-dependent DNA helicase Q5 isoform X1, producing the protein MSSHHTTFPLDPERRVRSTLKKVFGFDSFKTPLQESATMAVVKGNKDVFVCMPTGAGKSLCYQLPALLAKGITIVVSPLIALIQDQVDHLLALKVRVSSLNSKLSAQERKELLADLEREKPQTKILYITPEMAASSSFQPSLNSLLSRHLLSYLVVDEAHCVSQWGHDFRPDYLRLGALRSRLGHAPCVALTATATPQVQEDVFAALHLKKPVAIFKTPCFRANLFYDVQFKELISDPYGNLKDFCLKALGQEADKGLSGCGIVYCRTREACEQLAIELSCRGVNAKAYHAGLKASERTLVQNDWMEEKVPVIVATISFGMGVDKANVRFVTHWNIAKSMAGYYQESGRAGRDGKPSWCRLYYSRNDRDQVSFLIRKEVAKLQEKRGNKASDKATILAFDALVTFCEELGCRHAAIAKYFGDAPPACAKGCDHCQNPMAVRRQLEALERSSSWSKTCIGPSQGNGFDPELYEGGRKGYGGFSRYDEASGGSGDEGRDEAHKREWNLFYQKQMQLRKGKDPKIEEFVPPDENCPLKEACSRRIPRLTVKAREHCLGLLEEALSSNRQSTCTTDEADLRAKAVELEHETFRNAKVANLYKASVLKKVADIHRASKDGQPYDVGGSAKSCSAQAEPPEPNEYDIPPASHVYSLKPKRVGAGFPKGSRLFQTATELMETTRIREQAPQPKRGGEREPPSRPCGLLDEDRSEPLPGPRGEVPGGSAHCGGPSPEKKAKSSSGGSSLARGRASKKQQLLAVAAHKDSQSIARFFCRRVESPVPLASAPEAEGACPSCEGVQGPLMAPEKYTGEEDGAGGRLPAPPQTEECLRERPSTCLPRDQGTPEVQPTPAKDTWKGKRPPSQQENPESQPQKRLRPSAKPSVLAEVKGSVSASDQGTLNPIAQDPCQLSAPGISLKEAANVVVKCLTPFYKEGKFASKELFKGFARHLSHLLTQKTCPGRSVKEEAQNLIRHFFHGRARCDSEADWHSLCDPQR